In Stigmatella erecta, the following proteins share a genomic window:
- a CDS encoding GTPase domain-containing protein, with protein MTSLTALRAALESSLNALPAPERFSRSEDADRARRLSERLRRDLLPRLGGEAPLLLVAIAGPNNVGKSTLFNSLIGVSLSPARPEGGLTKQCLAAANPSTWTGELREFLVRRYDILPVPPGTEAPVDQPGPAGRLYLVLEAAVPPGLLVMDTPDFDSVYRDNRDRAEALLVTVDVLLFVVSRQTYQNAALVDFLRAAVGQGRPYLLIYNEATREEVARGHLDKLAADVGQPPLARYLAPHQPEVEAGQRPLATHPLDGRPALSVLLGQAEHARELKSRALAASLADARAEMDALSHAARESSHEPERLRQRLRHELLAVGRSAALKGVPADVLVEAFRDELDARSAFHRYVRLPFRALATALTFVSRKVRDSFTGPQPSEAPVVQATDETLRDGTRRLVEVLAPEVAAWRGDEATRAQLAETFGAGTLARLEGPLGFDALHSHAADREGLYAFCRSLVGQELQGGMREELIQALTTLVYSVPSGAAAVATVATGGVGHDAIIWAGTLLSTPLLERFVDLLGADVRARVTQKWADAHGATLAHALEQRFFPEVLIHLDAQVSQWRGTAQALEDTSRKLSQESASPPSP; from the coding sequence ATGACTTCCCTGACCGCGTTGCGCGCCGCCCTGGAGTCCTCCCTCAACGCCCTGCCCGCGCCCGAGCGCTTCTCCCGGAGCGAGGACGCGGACCGGGCCCGGCGCCTGTCCGAGCGGCTGCGCAGAGATTTGCTGCCCCGGCTCGGCGGAGAGGCCCCGCTGCTGCTGGTGGCCATCGCCGGGCCCAACAACGTGGGCAAGTCCACCCTCTTCAACTCCCTCATCGGCGTGTCCCTGTCGCCCGCGAGGCCCGAGGGCGGGCTCACCAAGCAGTGCCTCGCCGCCGCGAACCCCAGCACGTGGACGGGCGAGCTGCGCGAGTTCCTGGTGCGCCGCTACGACATCCTCCCAGTGCCCCCCGGCACGGAGGCCCCGGTGGACCAGCCCGGGCCCGCGGGCCGGCTCTACCTCGTGCTCGAGGCGGCGGTGCCCCCCGGGCTGCTGGTGATGGACACGCCCGACTTCGACAGCGTCTACCGCGACAACCGCGACCGGGCCGAGGCCCTGCTCGTCACCGTGGACGTGCTCCTCTTCGTGGTCAGCCGGCAGACGTACCAGAACGCCGCCCTGGTGGACTTCCTGCGGGCCGCGGTGGGCCAGGGACGCCCCTACCTGCTCATCTACAACGAGGCCACCCGGGAGGAGGTGGCCCGCGGGCACCTGGACAAGCTCGCCGCGGACGTGGGCCAGCCGCCCCTGGCGCGCTACCTCGCGCCGCACCAGCCAGAGGTGGAGGCCGGGCAGCGCCCGCTGGCCACGCACCCGCTGGATGGCAGGCCCGCGCTCTCCGTGCTGCTGGGCCAGGCCGAGCATGCGCGGGAGCTCAAGTCCCGGGCCCTGGCCGCCTCCCTCGCGGATGCGCGCGCGGAGATGGACGCCCTGAGCCACGCCGCGCGGGAGTCCTCCCACGAGCCGGAGCGGCTGCGCCAGCGGCTGCGCCACGAGCTGCTCGCGGTGGGCCGGAGCGCGGCGCTCAAGGGCGTGCCCGCCGATGTGCTCGTGGAGGCCTTCCGGGACGAGCTGGACGCGCGCAGCGCCTTCCACCGCTACGTGCGCCTGCCCTTCCGGGCGCTCGCCACCGCGCTGACGTTCGTCTCCCGGAAGGTGCGCGACTCCTTCACCGGGCCCCAGCCCTCCGAGGCCCCCGTCGTCCAGGCCACCGATGAGACGCTACGCGACGGCACGCGACGGCTGGTGGAGGTGCTGGCCCCGGAGGTCGCCGCGTGGCGGGGCGACGAGGCCACGCGCGCCCAGCTCGCGGAGACCTTCGGCGCCGGAACGCTGGCCCGGCTCGAGGGGCCCCTGGGCTTCGACGCCCTGCACAGCCATGCCGCGGACCGCGAGGGCCTCTACGCCTTCTGCCGGAGCCTCGTGGGGCAGGAGCTTCAGGGCGGCATGCGCGAGGAGCTGATCCAGGCGCTCACCACGCTCGTCTACTCCGTGCCCTCGGGCGCGGCGGCCGTCGCCACGGTGGCCACGGGCGGCGTGGGCCACGATGCCATCATCTGGGCGGGCACCCTGCTGTCGACGCCGCTGCTGGAGCGCTTCGTGGACCTGCTCGGTGCCGATGTGCGGGCGCGTGTCACCCAGAAATGGGCGGACGCACACGGTGCGACGCTGGCTCACGCCCTGGAGCAACGCTTCTTCCCGGAGGTGTTGATACATCTGGACGCCCAGGTGTCCCAGTGGCGCGGCACGGCCCAGGCCCTGGAAGACACATCGCGGAAATTGTCGCAAGAATCGGCGTCCCCCCCATCCCCCTGA
- a CDS encoding OmpA family protein — protein MTRSLPTVLALALGLAAASASAQDARFDAQLFRPSGAPQDIVAVSQSRPLSNLSVSGGVYLSFSINPLVLVTRGGDSSKKALSLVGNRFQLDAMANVGLLDWAEVGVDMPLILFQGGDNLEAIGTEGTVEGYVLGDLRLTSKIALPGLKRRAEDSGWGAALTFNLGLPTGNQDAFASDGAVTYTPGLIVDYRFGMGLLLTANAGFWARPDRIFNGVKIGDMAPFGLGAEMPLLRTAGVTAVGALHGAVALTKLPGQARQIPAEMLLGLRWYSGLGITVTVGGGLGCGCSLQSPQLSFFTSVIWVPAVMSEYAAIERFKEPPRDSDGDGIHDDTDSCPDEAGPESRRGCPLRDSDGDGVTDDLDACPTEVGTAARSGCPIRDNDGDGVANEDDRCPDVPAGPGGKNGCPLARLQGNKILILEPINFATDQDILLSESLPILEEVSQMLKTHPEIQRLLVEGHTDSRASDEYNLELSRRRAASIRVYLEESGVEPERLCSQGFGRSRPVAENKNEEGMALNRRVEFTVLPPPAAGEPRCPEEPADKALKKKGAKPAPAPAKPAPKP, from the coding sequence ATGACTCGCTCGCTTCCGACGGTTCTTGCCCTGGCCCTGGGCCTCGCCGCGGCCTCCGCCTCCGCCCAGGACGCCCGCTTCGACGCCCAGCTCTTCCGGCCATCCGGTGCCCCTCAGGACATCGTGGCCGTGAGCCAGTCCCGGCCCCTCTCCAACCTGTCCGTCTCGGGAGGCGTCTACCTGAGCTTCTCGATCAACCCGCTCGTGCTGGTCACGCGCGGCGGGGACTCCTCCAAGAAGGCCCTCAGCCTCGTGGGCAACCGCTTCCAGCTGGATGCCATGGCCAACGTCGGCCTGCTCGACTGGGCCGAGGTGGGCGTGGACATGCCCCTCATCCTCTTCCAGGGCGGCGACAACCTGGAGGCCATCGGCACCGAGGGCACCGTCGAGGGCTATGTGCTGGGGGACCTGCGCCTCACCAGCAAGATTGCCCTGCCGGGCCTCAAGCGCCGCGCCGAGGACTCGGGCTGGGGCGCCGCCCTCACCTTCAACCTCGGGCTTCCCACCGGCAACCAGGACGCCTTCGCCAGCGATGGCGCCGTCACCTACACGCCCGGCCTCATCGTGGACTACCGCTTTGGCATGGGCCTGCTCCTGACGGCCAACGCCGGCTTCTGGGCCCGGCCCGACCGCATCTTCAACGGCGTGAAGATTGGCGACATGGCGCCCTTTGGCCTCGGCGCCGAGATGCCGCTCTTGCGCACCGCGGGCGTCACCGCCGTGGGCGCACTCCATGGTGCCGTGGCGCTGACCAAGCTGCCCGGCCAGGCCCGGCAGATTCCCGCGGAGATGCTCCTCGGCCTGCGCTGGTACAGCGGCCTGGGCATCACCGTCACCGTGGGCGGCGGCCTGGGGTGTGGGTGCTCGCTCCAGTCCCCGCAGCTCAGCTTCTTCACCTCCGTCATCTGGGTGCCCGCCGTCATGTCCGAGTACGCGGCCATCGAGCGCTTCAAGGAGCCGCCCCGCGACAGCGATGGGGATGGCATCCACGACGACACCGACTCCTGCCCGGACGAGGCCGGCCCCGAGTCCCGCAGGGGCTGCCCCCTGCGCGACTCCGATGGCGATGGGGTGACGGATGACCTCGACGCCTGTCCCACCGAGGTGGGCACCGCCGCCCGCTCGGGCTGCCCCATCCGGGACAATGACGGCGACGGCGTCGCGAACGAGGACGACCGGTGCCCGGACGTGCCGGCCGGTCCGGGCGGGAAGAACGGCTGCCCGCTGGCCCGTCTCCAGGGCAACAAGATCCTCATCCTGGAGCCCATCAACTTCGCCACGGACCAGGACATCCTCTTGTCCGAGTCCCTGCCCATCCTGGAGGAGGTCTCCCAGATGCTGAAGACGCACCCGGAGATCCAACGCCTCCTCGTCGAGGGCCACACCGACTCGCGCGCCAGCGACGAGTACAACCTGGAGCTGTCCAGGCGCCGGGCGGCCAGCATCCGCGTCTACCTCGAGGAGAGCGGCGTGGAGCCCGAGCGACTGTGCTCCCAGGGCTTCGGCCGCAGCCGCCCCGTGGCGGAGAACAAGAACGAGGAGGGCATGGCCCTCAACCGGCGCGTGGAGTTCACCGTCCTGCCGCCTCCCGCGGCCGGCGAGCCCCGCTGCCCGGAAGAACCCGCGGACAAGGCGCTCAAGAAGAAGGGCGCCAAGCCCGCCCCGGCTCCGGCGAAGCCCGCCCCGAAGCCGTAA
- a CDS encoding helix-turn-helix domain-containing protein has protein sequence MDKKPAKNPKKLLGPNIREARTRLNISQARLAEMLEMSTEVLGRMERKEVLPRLERFVLLCEILGTTPNQMLGFAMGLGSPQGPRMSPAYDEMMTLMRHFVIEMESQLAEDERKELMQIFAHLQRLITLIKKRKAEAAKSRRALAKRGGPAG, from the coding sequence ATGGATAAGAAGCCGGCGAAAAACCCCAAGAAATTGTTGGGGCCCAACATCCGTGAAGCCCGGACCCGGCTCAACATTTCTCAGGCCCGTCTCGCAGAAATGCTCGAAATGTCGACCGAGGTTTTAGGCCGCATGGAGCGCAAGGAAGTGCTCCCCCGCCTGGAACGCTTCGTCCTGCTGTGTGAAATCCTCGGGACGACCCCGAACCAGATGCTCGGCTTCGCCATGGGCCTGGGCAGCCCGCAGGGGCCGCGGATGTCCCCCGCGTACGACGAGATGATGACGCTGATGCGGCACTTCGTCATCGAGATGGAGTCGCAGCTGGCCGAGGACGAGCGCAAGGAGCTGATGCAGATCTTCGCCCACCTGCAGCGGCTCATCACGCTCATCAAGAAGCGGAAGGCGGAGGCGGCGAAGTCGCGCCGGGCCCTCGCCAAGCGGGGCGGCCCCGCGGGCTAA
- a CDS encoding thioredoxin family protein, protein MRIHVACLMAVGLLACSTSRSQAPGAPVSSEEGPLPFIADDYGRALEEAKARGLPLFVDTWAPWCHTCLSMKQYVFTDKALARHAGRFVWLELNTDLPQTAGFQEKYPMDFWPTFFIIDPREEKALVRFSGSATVAQLEKLFEDGERAWRGGAQGAEAQLARGDALYGEGKPAEAAGAFAQALAEAPADWSRRGRTLESLLAAQYGAKQHEACARKLLEEWPRVPRSASLANATTWGLGCALALSPESPARLELLRAAEARAQEVLAPPAIEMPPDDRSGLYEVVVEARKALQDEAGMKAAAAEWLGFLEAEAAQAPHPEARTVFDSHRMLAALTLGEPQRAVPALEQSERDLPNDYNPPARLSSLYRTLGRLDDALAASDRALQRVQGARRLRVLSERASIQMDQGHKDAAVATLQEALAYAQTLPKAQVSPRQREALEKRLAELKAK, encoded by the coding sequence ATGCGAATCCATGTTGCCTGCCTGATGGCGGTGGGGCTCCTGGCGTGCTCCACCTCCCGGAGCCAAGCGCCCGGTGCGCCGGTGTCGAGTGAGGAGGGGCCGCTGCCGTTCATCGCGGATGACTACGGCCGGGCCCTCGAGGAAGCGAAGGCCCGGGGCCTGCCCCTCTTCGTGGACACCTGGGCCCCCTGGTGCCACACCTGCCTCTCGATGAAGCAGTACGTCTTCACGGACAAGGCGCTCGCGCGGCACGCGGGGCGGTTCGTCTGGCTGGAGCTCAACACGGATCTGCCTCAGACCGCGGGCTTCCAGGAGAAGTACCCGATGGACTTCTGGCCGACCTTCTTCATCATCGATCCGCGCGAGGAGAAGGCCCTGGTCCGCTTCTCGGGCAGTGCCACCGTCGCCCAGCTGGAGAAGCTCTTCGAGGATGGGGAGCGCGCCTGGCGGGGCGGGGCCCAGGGGGCCGAGGCGCAGCTGGCCCGGGGTGATGCCCTGTATGGCGAGGGCAAGCCGGCCGAAGCCGCCGGGGCCTTCGCCCAGGCGCTGGCCGAGGCTCCCGCGGACTGGTCCCGCCGGGGCCGCACGCTGGAGTCGCTGCTGGCGGCCCAGTACGGCGCGAAGCAGCACGAGGCCTGTGCGCGCAAGCTCCTGGAGGAGTGGCCCCGGGTGCCCCGCTCCGCGTCGCTGGCGAACGCGACGACGTGGGGCCTGGGGTGCGCGCTGGCGCTGTCCCCGGAGAGCCCCGCGCGCCTGGAGCTGCTGCGGGCGGCGGAGGCCCGGGCCCAGGAGGTGCTTGCCCCGCCCGCCATCGAGATGCCGCCGGATGACCGCTCCGGGCTGTACGAGGTGGTGGTGGAGGCGCGCAAGGCCCTCCAGGACGAGGCGGGGATGAAGGCCGCCGCCGCCGAGTGGCTCGGCTTCCTCGAGGCCGAGGCCGCCCAGGCCCCCCACCCGGAGGCGCGCACCGTCTTCGATTCGCACCGCATGCTGGCGGCCCTGACGCTCGGGGAGCCCCAGCGAGCGGTGCCCGCCCTCGAGCAGAGCGAGCGGGATCTGCCCAACGACTACAACCCGCCCGCGCGGCTCTCCAGCCTCTACCGGACGCTGGGGCGGCTCGATGACGCGCTGGCCGCCAGCGACCGGGCGTTGCAGCGGGTGCAGGGCGCCCGGCGGCTGCGCGTGCTCTCCGAGCGCGCCTCCATCCAGATGGACCAGGGCCACAAGGACGCCGCCGTCGCGACGCTCCAGGAGGCCCTGGCTTATGCACAGACCCTGCCCAAGGCCCAGGTCTCCCCGCGCCAGCGCGAGGCGCTGGAGAAGAGGCTCGCGGAGCTGAAGGCGAAGTAA
- a CDS encoding helix-turn-helix domain-containing protein, which yields MDTSDEERERKRVEALRKNLGANTRRARERLGITQEQMAEMLGISPEVYGRMERGLIFPRVERLTVICEKLGESSDRLLGLTNPQEPLPATGTPGYDELLPVLHRLMPVMPKLTQLQRVAVRRHIADFQRLLSTFLETEPPEKRRKRRAPDAPTG from the coding sequence ATGGACACCAGTGATGAAGAGCGAGAGCGCAAGCGTGTGGAGGCGCTCAGGAAGAACCTTGGAGCGAACACGCGCCGGGCGCGGGAGCGCCTCGGCATCACGCAGGAACAGATGGCCGAGATGCTGGGCATCTCCCCGGAGGTGTACGGCCGCATGGAGCGCGGGCTCATCTTCCCGCGCGTGGAGCGGCTGACGGTCATCTGCGAGAAGCTGGGGGAGTCCTCGGACCGGCTCCTGGGACTGACCAACCCTCAGGAGCCCCTGCCGGCCACGGGGACACCAGGGTACGACGAGCTGCTGCCGGTCCTCCACCGGCTCATGCCGGTGATGCCGAAGCTGACGCAGCTGCAGCGCGTCGCGGTCCGGCGCCACATCGCGGACTTCCAGCGGCTGCTGAGCACCTTCCTGGAAACCGAACCGCCCGAGAAGCGCCGCAAGCGGCGCGCCCCCGACGCGCCCACCGGGTAG
- the traA gene encoding outer membrane exchange protein TraA family protein — protein MFSLPFQIRSASAALTLVFVCLAGTAWAAKLPDVIVFGDPVAPSPDLPGTGLCVASSVSENASADFPQGASSYIGGMNDFMERTASERVTYVLQAPFDLSNNNTGGTLASRGDFFNGTNYGTSFFYTDPFTAFGSRFRGYLNVTPDMVNKTLHIGFYADDAVSFVIYDRNNVQYQVINRPPQLGLATWRTTNAVTFLKTGLYPIEILYAEISEHAALEMSILDGPFSDSERGANQPPIVRLSDAGFLLVSPEKFFQTETGRPPFANPAQCTQCLRANANAPGNGGCGIGSGYYCNGAALCAPCDTSRVCGPSCSPCGQSTPYCINVSGTFTCVECSENKDCPNNGRCDPATNTCRGCLNDSDCPTGQCTNNACTGCNDDADCLSGQVCDIPNFTCVECNRDEDCPPDEVCAPDLKQCRECNQDSDCERGKTCSDNQCITCASNDSCAGNSCNCCPSGTQCAAPTPGTLPSCVECTNDSQCADGKTCDTANGRCVDTVPACNTSDRCGAECVKCPTDRPLCLDGQVCVQCRNDLECGNGQFCISGECASCITDRHCGARCSACPGEAPFCLSDGTSAGSSCVACRNDADCGSGQCDTSTHTCAPTNGCEVSCAEGTVCNGSACVQCFADAHCPCGGSCDVAQGTCNSSCAESGDCLGVQHCSVASQVCERGRRMPGTEPQGGSFCCQTTTADLPSTGGGAFVAMLLVGLLFLSSQRRV, from the coding sequence TTGTTCTCGCTACCTTTTCAGATTCGAAGCGCCTCGGCGGCGCTGACCTTGGTGTTCGTGTGCCTCGCGGGGACCGCGTGGGCGGCGAAGTTGCCGGATGTCATCGTGTTTGGAGACCCGGTGGCCCCCTCTCCCGACCTGCCAGGTACGGGGCTGTGCGTCGCATCGAGCGTCTCGGAGAACGCTTCCGCCGATTTCCCTCAAGGGGCGTCCAGCTACATCGGCGGCATGAATGACTTCATGGAGCGGACGGCCTCGGAGCGAGTCACTTACGTGCTCCAAGCACCCTTCGACCTGTCGAACAACAATACAGGGGGAACGCTCGCGAGCCGGGGCGACTTCTTCAATGGGACGAATTACGGAACGAGCTTTTTCTATACCGACCCGTTCACAGCCTTCGGTTCCCGCTTTCGTGGTTATTTGAATGTCACTCCAGACATGGTGAACAAGACACTGCACATCGGCTTTTACGCTGACGATGCAGTGAGTTTCGTTATTTATGATCGCAACAACGTCCAGTACCAGGTCATCAACAGACCTCCCCAGCTTGGACTGGCGACATGGCGTACCACCAACGCTGTCACCTTCCTGAAAACAGGTCTTTACCCCATCGAGATTCTCTACGCGGAGATAAGCGAGCACGCTGCGTTGGAGATGTCGATTCTCGATGGCCCGTTCAGCGACTCCGAGCGTGGAGCCAATCAGCCGCCTATCGTCAGACTCAGCGACGCGGGCTTTCTCCTGGTCTCACCAGAGAAATTTTTCCAGACGGAAACAGGACGCCCGCCGTTTGCGAATCCCGCGCAGTGCACGCAGTGCCTCCGTGCCAACGCCAATGCCCCTGGCAACGGCGGCTGCGGCATCGGCTCCGGCTACTACTGCAATGGCGCCGCGCTGTGCGCCCCGTGTGACACCTCCCGCGTCTGTGGCCCCTCGTGCTCCCCTTGCGGTCAGAGCACGCCCTACTGCATCAACGTCTCGGGCACCTTCACGTGCGTCGAGTGCAGCGAAAACAAAGATTGTCCCAATAATGGCCGCTGCGACCCCGCCACCAACACCTGCAGGGGCTGCCTCAACGACTCCGATTGTCCCACCGGCCAGTGCACCAACAATGCCTGCACCGGCTGCAATGACGACGCCGACTGTCTCTCCGGCCAGGTCTGCGACATCCCCAACTTCACCTGTGTGGAGTGCAACCGGGACGAAGACTGCCCTCCCGATGAGGTCTGTGCCCCCGACCTCAAGCAGTGCCGCGAGTGCAACCAGGACTCCGACTGTGAGCGCGGCAAGACGTGCTCGGACAACCAATGCATCACCTGTGCCTCCAACGACAGCTGCGCGGGCAACTCCTGCAACTGCTGCCCCAGCGGCACCCAGTGCGCCGCCCCGACCCCGGGCACCTTGCCCTCCTGCGTCGAGTGCACCAACGACTCCCAGTGCGCCGACGGCAAGACCTGTGACACCGCCAACGGCCGCTGCGTGGACACCGTCCCCGCGTGCAACACCTCGGACCGCTGCGGCGCCGAGTGCGTGAAGTGTCCCACCGACCGGCCCCTCTGCCTCGATGGCCAGGTCTGTGTGCAGTGCCGCAATGACCTCGAGTGTGGCAACGGCCAGTTCTGCATCAGCGGCGAGTGCGCCTCCTGCATCACCGACCGGCACTGCGGCGCCCGCTGCAGCGCCTGCCCCGGAGAGGCCCCCTTCTGCCTCTCCGATGGCACTTCCGCCGGCAGCTCCTGCGTCGCCTGCCGGAACGACGCCGACTGCGGCAGTGGCCAGTGTGACACCAGCACCCACACCTGCGCCCCCACCAACGGCTGCGAGGTAAGCTGCGCCGAGGGCACCGTCTGCAACGGCTCCGCCTGCGTGCAGTGCTTCGCCGACGCGCACTGCCCCTGCGGCGGCTCGTGCGATGTGGCCCAGGGCACCTGCAACAGCTCCTGCGCGGAGAGCGGCGACTGCCTCGGCGTCCAGCACTGCTCCGTGGCCTCCCAGGTGTGTGAGCGCGGCCGGCGCATGCCCGGCACCGAGCCCCAGGGCGGCTCCTTCTGCTGTCAGACCACCACGGCCGATCTTCCTTCCACCGGCGGTGGCGCCTTCGTGGCCATGCTCCTCGTGGGCCTCCTGTTCCTCTCCTCCCAACGCCGCGTATGA
- a CDS encoding helix-turn-helix domain-containing protein, with translation MDGLDRRTLGRNIRQARHRLGLTQEQIAERINMTPEVYGRMERGNLVPRLERFVLLCRVLGETPNRLISRHEPAEDSAEEREAPDPADVPVDDLQHRLGTNMREARKRLGLTQVEMAERLHLPVELYGRMERGETLPRLDSFVAICQVLGEMSDQLLGLSPPSAGKAR, from the coding sequence ATGGACGGCCTCGACAGAAGGACGCTGGGCAGGAACATCCGCCAGGCCCGTCACCGGCTGGGTCTCACGCAGGAGCAGATCGCCGAGCGGATCAACATGACGCCCGAGGTGTACGGCCGCATGGAGCGGGGCAACCTGGTGCCACGGCTCGAACGCTTCGTGCTCCTCTGCCGGGTGCTGGGCGAGACGCCGAACCGGCTGATCTCCCGCCATGAGCCCGCGGAGGACAGCGCGGAGGAGCGCGAGGCACCGGACCCAGCGGACGTTCCGGTCGACGACCTGCAACACCGGCTGGGCACCAACATGCGCGAGGCCCGCAAGCGCCTGGGGCTGACGCAGGTGGAGATGGCGGAGCGGCTGCACCTGCCGGTGGAGCTGTACGGCCGCATGGAGCGGGGAGAGACGCTGCCCAGGTTGGACAGCTTCGTCGCCATCTGCCAGGTCCTCGGAGAGATGTCCGACCAGCTGCTCGGCCTGTCGCCCCCTTCGGCCGGGAAAGCCCGCTGA
- a CDS encoding Ig-like domain-containing protein, translating into MSSVFPWLSIRVWCFVAAGLLGACAPSPETLTILGPEEHQLREPGQSVRLEYEAKDAQGRRLAEPRLYWSSSSPDVATVEKGVVVARKTGQATIEVSGGNARASTRFVVTIPGRLALRAGEQEFIEIGRSERLFATVLDELGKRIRDASPEWRSQDESIARIDEGRIIGVGPGTVKVTATVGHVSQDLNVLVVPAFTRIAVDPPRHVFTKRGQGLQFRARAIDSRGRTVEGVPIHWFSSDPAVIQVSPAGYVTAVGPGRALVTLSAGRRVGAAEVIVP; encoded by the coding sequence ATGTCGAGCGTATTCCCGTGGCTCTCCATTCGTGTGTGGTGCTTCGTGGCCGCTGGGCTGTTGGGGGCGTGTGCGCCGTCTCCCGAGACCCTGACGATTCTGGGCCCCGAGGAACACCAGCTGCGAGAGCCCGGGCAATCCGTCCGGCTGGAGTACGAGGCGAAGGACGCGCAGGGGCGCCGCTTGGCGGAGCCCCGGCTGTACTGGTCCAGCTCCTCGCCGGATGTTGCCACCGTGGAGAAGGGGGTGGTGGTGGCCCGGAAGACGGGCCAGGCCACCATCGAGGTGTCCGGAGGCAACGCCCGCGCCTCCACGCGCTTCGTGGTGACCATCCCCGGGCGGCTGGCCCTGCGCGCCGGGGAGCAGGAGTTCATCGAGATTGGGCGCTCGGAGCGGCTCTTCGCCACCGTGCTGGATGAGCTGGGCAAGCGCATCCGCGATGCATCCCCTGAGTGGCGCAGCCAGGACGAGAGCATCGCGCGCATCGACGAGGGACGGATCATCGGGGTGGGGCCGGGGACGGTGAAGGTGACCGCCACGGTGGGCCACGTGAGCCAGGACCTGAACGTGCTCGTCGTGCCGGCCTTCACCCGCATCGCGGTGGATCCGCCCCGGCACGTCTTCACCAAGCGCGGCCAGGGGCTTCAGTTCCGGGCCCGGGCGATCGACAGCCGGGGGCGGACCGTGGAGGGGGTGCCCATCCACTGGTTCTCCTCGGACCCCGCGGTCATCCAGGTCTCTCCGGCGGGGTACGTGACGGCGGTGGGCCCGGGCCGGGCCCTGGTGACGCTCTCGGCGGGCCGCAGGGTCGGGGCCGCCGAGGTGATTGTTCCCTGA
- a CDS encoding transcriptional regulator produces MHGSFAPFPRRPRLAAGDPQTDIHRFFTLLDQRNLLTPDGWLRPDSQLISVGDHFDWGPPEAREAVARSGLQLLAWLAAHPSDQVAILAGNHDLARVGELADFTDATFAEAQVEADRIYAGGHPDPAAEQEFLQRYPQVPNVELIARDFSTFREEQRTWITYLLRERRLRMAYASAPGLLVSHAGVTREDLLALGIAKDRHNNAHAAAYALNDTLDTAVENWKGGPLTVPGLYQPGSRELGEGLGIVYHRPSTQPEDAERTRQSPRRRFNPLNLPLGLTQVIGHTRDKRARELLGLPPAAAPSGGIRHLVTNGKRFTYAPGPPPKTEWEDAVLVFTDGGLNESPLESIEFFDFDTRGAR; encoded by the coding sequence GTGCACGGCTCGTTCGCGCCCTTTCCCCGGCGGCCCCGCCTGGCCGCCGGAGATCCCCAGACGGACATCCACCGCTTCTTCACGCTGCTGGACCAGCGCAACCTGCTCACCCCGGACGGGTGGCTGCGGCCCGACTCCCAGCTCATCTCGGTGGGAGACCACTTCGACTGGGGCCCCCCGGAAGCGCGCGAGGCGGTGGCCCGGAGCGGCCTCCAGCTGCTGGCCTGGCTCGCCGCGCACCCCTCGGATCAGGTGGCCATCCTCGCGGGGAACCATGATCTCGCGCGCGTGGGCGAGCTGGCGGACTTCACCGATGCCACCTTCGCCGAGGCGCAGGTGGAGGCCGACCGCATCTACGCGGGGGGACACCCCGACCCGGCGGCGGAGCAGGAGTTCCTCCAGCGCTACCCCCAGGTGCCCAACGTGGAGCTGATCGCCCGGGACTTCAGCACCTTCCGGGAGGAGCAGCGCACGTGGATCACCTACCTGCTGCGCGAGCGGCGCCTGCGCATGGCGTACGCCTCGGCGCCCGGGCTGCTCGTCAGCCACGCGGGGGTGACACGCGAGGACCTGCTCGCGCTGGGCATCGCCAAGGACCGCCACAACAACGCCCACGCGGCGGCGTACGCCCTCAATGACACGCTCGACACGGCGGTGGAGAACTGGAAGGGCGGCCCGCTCACCGTGCCGGGCCTGTACCAGCCGGGCAGCCGCGAGCTGGGCGAGGGCCTGGGCATCGTCTACCACCGCCCCAGCACCCAGCCCGAGGACGCCGAGCGCACGCGCCAGAGCCCACGCCGGCGCTTCAATCCCCTGAACCTGCCCCTCGGTCTGACCCAGGTCATCGGGCACACGCGGGACAAGCGCGCCCGGGAGCTGCTGGGCCTGCCCCCGGCGGCCGCCCCCTCCGGAGGCATCCGCCACCTGGTGACGAACGGCAAGCGGTTCACCTATGCGCCGGGCCCCCCGCCCAAGACGGAGTGGGAGGACGCCGTGCTCGTCTTCACCGATGGGGGCCTCAACGAGTCGCCGCTGGAGTCCATCGAGTTCTTCGACTTCGACACCCGCGGCGCCCGCTGA